From Diceros bicornis minor isolate mBicDic1 chromosome 17, mDicBic1.mat.cur, whole genome shotgun sequence, the proteins below share one genomic window:
- the LOC131415697 gene encoding olfactory receptor 10A7, whose translation MTCENHTRVTEFILLGFTNNAEMQVSLFIFFLVIYMVTLLGNFLIVTVTSVDPALHTPMYFFLQNLSLLDACFTSVMVPKMLVDLTSPRKIISFVGCGTQMYFFFFFGSSECFLLSMMAYDRFVAICNPLRYSVIMSRSLCWWMAIVSWMSGVPVSMLQTAWMMALPFCGPNTVNHFFCDGPPVLKLVTQDTTMYEMQAVASTLLFIMFPFSLILVSYTRIITTILGMPSATGRQKAFSTCSSHLIVVSLFYGTTSLTYLRPKSHQSPESKKLVSLSYTVITPMLNPIIYSLRNNEVKGAIKRTITRKVLQK comes from the coding sequence ATGACTTGTGAAAATCACACCAGAGTCACTGAATTTATTCTACTTGGTTTTACAAACAATGCTGAGATGcaagtttctctttttattttcttcctggtCATCTATATGGTTACCTTGTTGGGCAACTTCCTTATTGTCACAGTCACCAGTGTGGATCCTGCTCTTCACACACCCATGTACTTCTTTCTCCAAAACCTGTCACTTCTTGATGCCTGTTTCACCTCGGTCATGGTGCCGAAGATGCTGGTAGATCTAACGTCCCCAAGGAAAATCATCTCTTTTGTAGGCTGTGGTACCCAGAtgtacttcttcttcttcttcggcAGCTCTGAATGTTTCCTCCTCTCTATGATGGCTTATGACCGCTTTGTGGCCATCTGTAACCCTCTCCGGTATTCAGTCATAATGAGTAGGTCCCTGTGCTGGTGGATGGCCATAGTCTCTTGGATGTCTGGTGTTCCTGTCTCTATGCTACAGACAGCTTGGATGATGGCCCTTCCTTTCTGTGGACCAAACACCGTAAACCACTTTTTTTGTGATGGTCCCCCAGTGTTGAAACTAGTCACTCAGGATACAACCATGTATGAAATGCAAGCAGTTGCTTCCACACTACTATttattatgtttccattttccctcaTTTTGGTCTCCTACACCCGCATTATCACAACCATTTTGGGGATGCCCTCTGCTACAGGTCGGCAGAAGGCATTCTCCACGTGTTCATCACATCTCATTGTGGTCTCCCTTTTCTATGGAACAACCAGCTTGACCTACCTACGGCCCAAATCCCACCAGTCCCCTGAGAGCAAGAAGCTAGTGTCATTGTCCTACACTGTCATCACTCCTATGTTAAACCCCATCATATACAGCCTCAGGAACAACGAAGTGAAGGGGGCTATCAAGAGGACAATCACTCGAAAAGTCTTACAGAAGTGA